ATGCGCGAGCTGGTTTCAAAAAAGTGGTGACGCCCGTCGTGAAGCGCGAGGCGGTCGCGCATCTGAAGGCCCGGTTCGGGCTGTCGGAACGACGGGCGTGCCAGATTGCCGGCGCGGATCGGAAGACGATCCGCTACCGGTCGCAACGCGCACCCGACACGGAACTGCGCGGCCGATTGCGGGAGCTTGCCAACGAGCGTCGGCGGTTCGGCTACCGGCGGCTCTTCGTCCTGCTCCGGCGGGAGGGCGAGCCCTCGGGGATCAACCGTATCTACCGGCTTTACCGCGAGGAAGGGCTGACCGTCCGCAAGCGGCGCGCGCGGCGCAAGGCCATCGGCACCCGCGCCCCGATCCTGGTCGAGGCGCGCGCAAATGCCCGTTGGTCACTGGATTTCGTCCATGACCAGTTCGCGTGCGGGCGGCGGTTCCGGGTGCTGAACATCGTCGATGACGTCACGCGCGAATGCCTCGCCGCGATCCCGGACACGTCGATCTCCGGCCGGCGCGTCGCGCGGGAGCTGACGGCGCTGATCGAACGTCGCGGCAAGCCGGGAATGATCGTGTCGGACAACGGGACGGAACTGACCTCGAACGCGATCCTGAAGTGGTGCGCCGAGAACCGGATCGAATGGCACTACATCGCGCCGGGCAAGCCGATGCAGAATGGCTTTGTCGAGAGCTTCAACGGCCGGATGCGGGACGAGTTCTTGAACGAGACGCTGTTTCGTAACCTCGCCCATGCCCGCGACCTGATCGCCGCCTGGGTCGCCGACTACAACACCGAGCGCCCCCATTCGGCCTTGGGCTATCAGACCCCGGCTGACTACGCGCAGACCCTGACCACCGCAATCGCCCGACCCGCTGCGCGAGATGAGAGCTCCGCGCGTCGGGCGATTGCTCAACCCGCGCCATTTGGCGTAAACACCAACCGGGCTCCGGTCGCGGCTGGATGAAAGATCAGTGGCAGGTCAAGCGGTGCCACAACCGGGAAGCGGGACGCGCGCGGCGGAGCATCTCAAGGTACCTTGTCCGCCTGTCGGTACCCAAGGTACTCGTCGCGCTGCGATGAGTTCGATTTCTGTTCCTTCTTGACGAACGCCACTGGCATCGAAGTGCTCAACCGCGATCTCGAAAAAGACACTGTATTGTAACTGCTTACAAGAAATTCACTTAATTCGCGCAGTCATGAGGTCCGGAGAATATCGGCGCTGAGAGACCGCTTCCGAGCCCCCCGGCGCCGGCACCGGTGCTCAGCCCCACCCACATAACCCTCGAAAACAACGGAAAAATCCGGCCGCAGCCGGATTGGGAGAACGCTTTCGCGGGGGCAAGTGGCGGAGGGGACGCGACTGGGATCGGACGTTCTCCACCTCTAACTCATTGAATATATGAGCAATCGTGATCTTCTCACTTCGCTGCAAGCCACTAGCCACGTTGGTCAAGGCAGGTGATAGGACTCCGGTACGGCCAAGAGCGGCTGGGATGATTGCACCGCGTTCACATGCGAAAGACGCGATCGACGCCACGCGGCTTCAACACCTTCG
This genomic window from Rhodovulum sp. ES.010 contains:
- a CDS encoding IS3 family transposase (programmed frameshift) — translated: MKRTRYSEEQIIGILAEHEAGAKCADLCRKHGMSEGTFYNWKAKYGGMTVSEAKRLKALEDENAKLKKLLAEQMLDLAAMRELVFKKVVTPVVKREAVAHLKARFGLSERRACQIAGADRKTIRYRSQRAPDTELRGRLRELANERRRFGYRRLFVLLRREGEPSGINRIYRLYREEGLTVRKRRARRKAIGTRAPILVEARANARWSLDFVHDQFACGRRFRVLNIVDDVTRECLAAIPDTSISGRRVARELTALIERRGKPGMIVSDNGTELTSNAILKWCAENRIEWHYIAPGKPMQNGFVESFNGRMRDEFLNETLFRNLAHARDLIAAWVADYNTERPHSALGYQTPADYAQTLTTAIARPAARDESSARRAIAQPAPFGVNTNRAPVAAG